TATATATTCTTGAACCCATAGCATTACACTGACCTGTTATTGAATTTGCTCCAGTACCTTCTTTTCCTATGTTTCCCGTAATAACTGCAAGGTCTATTATTGATTGTGCAGTTCTAACTGCCTCATACCCTTGATTTATTCCTATAGTCCACCAAAATGAAACTTTTTTACTATTGTGAATTATTTCCGCAAGTTCCATTACCCTTTTACTCGAAATCCCCGTTCTTTTTTCTACATTCTCTAAAGTATACTTTTTCACATGTTCTTTAAATCCTTCAAAGCCTTCTGAATATTTCTCTATATATTCTCTATCAATCCAGTTCTTTTCTATAAGTACGTTTGCAAGGGTATAAAAAAGTATAATATCAGATTTTGGCTTGATATCTATCCATAAATTTGAGTTAATTGCTGTTTCAGATTTTCTAGGATCAATAGTTATTACTCTAGCTTTTTCATTTTTTCTTATATGACTCCACATTATAGGGTGAGCAACCACAGGATTTGCTCCAATTAATATAATAGTGTCAGAAATTTCAAAATCTTTTAATGTATAAGGAGGTGCATCAAATCCAAAGCTTTGTTTATGTGCTACAGCTGCCGTAGCCATACAAAGTCTTGTGTTTCCATCCCCATTTATTTGCATACAGCATCTCCCTATAAACCCCAATAGAGCCATTTCTTCTGTTGTTATTTGACCGGTACTCAAATACGCTGCACTTTCAGTTCCGTATTTTTCTTGAATAGATCTCATTTTGAAAGCAAAAGTTTCAAAGGCATCCTCCCAAGAAATTACTTTCATCTTCCCACTTTTATCTTTCAAAAGAGGTAACTTACTGGATTTAAATTTTCTGCACTGCTTATTTAAATTTAATCCCTTTATACAGCAAAATCCATCATTTACCGGATAACTTTTAGTAGGAAGTATTTTCTTTATTTTATTATCTTCAACATAAAAGTCCAGATTACATCCAAGTGCACAATAATTACAAGTTGATTGTTTTACTTCCACGTAATTCATCTCCACTTCTCAATATTTTTTACTGAAAATACATGATTTAAATTTCAAAATCATTTACCCTTTGAAGTAGATTTCAACAAACCTATAATAAGAAGGGAAATCAAAGCAAGTGCTATAAATATTACAAATCCTCTAGAATAACCACTTAAGCTTTTGCCTGTCTTATCTATAAAGGATGCCATTAAAGGCGGTATAACAAAACCTCCAAAAGCTCCCAATCCACCGACCCATCCAGAAGCACCTCCAATAGCATGGGGAATTTCTTTAGGAAGTATTTTAAATACAGCAGCATTTGTCACACCCATTCCTACAGCTAAAAGTAAAATTCCTATAATAGCTAGAGGCAGTGAAGAAGCAATAAACATGCATATTGTACCTGCAAGCATTATAAAGAGTGCTGTAATGGATGTAGATTCTCCTCCAACTCTATCTGCTATCTTTCCACCATAAATTCTTACAATAGATGTAGTAATTGAGTAAATGGCAGTTAATAAACCTGCAGTTTTCAAGTTCAACTTGAAAAAGGTTGTCCAATATGTTGGAAACCAGCTAGTTAGTGCTAAAAAGCCTCCAAATGTGGTAAAGTACACTACAACAAGTGCCCAGGTCTTCCATGTCTTTGCAGAAATAATAAGACTTTCACTAACTTTGTCATTAGGAAATAGTTCCTGACCATATTTCTTTGAAGCTGTCATCTTTGCTTGTTCTCTTCCCACTCCTGCATGGATTAGTTGAAAATACCACGCATTTTTTCCTATAATAAAATATGCTATAGTTCCTGCTATTAAAAATATCAACCAGGCCAAATAAGAACCTGATAATCCTAAAAGTGGCAGTGCTACGTTTGGAAGCAAAAGTGTAAATATTCCAGGTGCTAGATTTCCCACTCCACCATATATGCCAAGTGCAACTCCCTGCTTATTTTGTGAAAACCAATAGGACGATTGGCTAACTCCTACAGAAAAGGTAGCTATGCCACAGCCTGACAGTGCCCCAAATATTAAAAGCAGGGAATAGCAGTTACTTAAATCCTGCCTAAAAAAAGCCATAACTATATAGAGCCCCGTCATGCCAATTATTGAAAGTATAAGTAATGTAATGAAGGGTTTTCTTCCTCCATCTACGTCAACCCAAGCTGCAAATGGAATTCTAAGCAGTGATCCTGATAAATTTGGTATTGCAATAAGAAGTGCTAGTAAAATAGGATTCAAATCTATAAAACTTTTTTTAAACACAGCAGCTGTAGCACCATAAAGTGCAACTGCTGCAAATCCTACAAAAAAGCCTAAGGTTGCTCCTGTTAATCCTTGTTTGGAATTTCCTTTAACACTTACAATATCCATTATTTCCCCTCCTATTTGTAATTTAAATGCTTTACCAATTTATAGTCTCAGCAACTTCAGCTTTAGGGTCTAAATTTACATCTTTTAAAGCCCACTTTTTAAATTCCTGATACCCTGTTCTATCTACTATATATCCTATATGTTCTTTTCCACCAGGAGCATTTTTGTTTATATATTTATCTATATATTCATAGGTATTTAAAATTATCTTCACAATGCTATCTTCATCTATCCATTTAATGAAATCCTGACCTAATCTTGGATTTTTCTTTCCCGTTCTACCCAGGATAGTTAATTTAAAATACTTCTTATTGCTTCTTGTCCATGCCCCCATTGGGCATTTGTCCACACATTCACCACAACCTATACACTTTTTATCATCTCTTAGGACCTTAAAATTTTCAAATTTGAGTGCATCTGCAGATCTTAGTTTACAATTTTTAACACAAGCTTTACAGCCCACACATCTATAACTTTCATACTGCGGTTCTGTCATTCCTATAATTCCAAAATCATGCATTCTTACTTTTGCACAATCATTTGGACATCCAGTTAATGCTACTTTTACATGGTAGTCATTTGGAAATATAACTTTTTCTATTCTCTTTGCAAAAGCAGTTGTATCATAATTTGCAAAAGGACAGACTTTATTTCCTATACAAGCAGTAACATTTCTTGTTCCTGATGCTGAATATCCATTTTTAGGATCAGTTTGATTTATTTCAAGACCTTCTATAACAGGTTGTATCATCTCATTTATCTCAGGAATGTTTTTCATATCAATACCAGGTACTTCAAAGCCCTGTCTTGTAGTAATATTAATTGTTCCATTTCCATATTGCTGTGCAACCTTTTGAATTATTTCAAAATATTTTGCTTCGATATATCCACCTGGTACCCTAATCCTTATGGCCGTCTTTCCTCTTTCCTTAGTCACTCTAAATGCATTCTTTTTTAGAACTTTTGTATTAATATCCATAATCGTCCTCCTTTTTTAATCCATTAAAAGTTTAGCTTTAACATAATTAAATACCGGACCGTCAAGGCAAATATATGTATCGTCCATTTTACAATGACCACATTTTCCTAAACCACAGCACATCTTTCTTTCATAAGAAACCCAAATATTTTCCTCTTTAATTCCCCTCTTCAAAAATTCTGCTATAGTAAATTTAAGCATTATTGGAGGACCTACTACTACTATCTGAGCTTCTTCCACATTATTTATATTTAAATCTTTAATATAAGTAGTAATTAAACCTACATTCCCACCATAACCTTCACAAGCCTTGTCCACTGTTAAAGTAACACCAACATTTTTTCTCCATTCTTCTATATTCTTTTTAAACAATATATCCTCTGGTGACTTAAATCCCATTAAAACATTAAAATTTGTAACTTCATTTCTATTATCAGCAAAGTAATCTATAATACCTTTTACCGGTGCTAGCCCAGTTCCTCCTGCAGCTACAATAAGTTCTTTTCCCTTGTATGTCTCTAAGTCAAAACCGTTTCCATAAGGTCCCCTCATAAATAGAGTATCTCCTACAAAAAAAGTATGAATGACATCTGTAACTACTCCCACAC
The genomic region above belongs to Clostridium sp. AWRP and contains:
- a CDS encoding MFS transporter, with the protein product MDIVSVKGNSKQGLTGATLGFFVGFAAVALYGATAAVFKKSFIDLNPILLALLIAIPNLSGSLLRIPFAAWVDVDGGRKPFITLLILSIIGMTGLYIVMAFFRQDLSNCYSLLLIFGALSGCGIATFSVGVSQSSYWFSQNKQGVALGIYGGVGNLAPGIFTLLLPNVALPLLGLSGSYLAWLIFLIAGTIAYFIIGKNAWYFQLIHAGVGREQAKMTASKKYGQELFPNDKVSESLIISAKTWKTWALVVVYFTTFGGFLALTSWFPTYWTTFFKLNLKTAGLLTAIYSITTSIVRIYGGKIADRVGGESTSITALFIMLAGTICMFIASSLPLAIIGILLLAVGMGVTNAAVFKILPKEIPHAIGGASGWVGGLGAFGGFVIPPLMASFIDKTGKSLSGYSRGFVIFIALALISLLIIGLLKSTSKGK
- the asrC gene encoding sulfite reductase subunit C yields the protein MDINTKVLKKNAFRVTKERGKTAIRIRVPGGYIEAKYFEIIQKVAQQYGNGTINITTRQGFEVPGIDMKNIPEINEMIQPVIEGLEINQTDPKNGYSASGTRNVTACIGNKVCPFANYDTTAFAKRIEKVIFPNDYHVKVALTGCPNDCAKVRMHDFGIIGMTEPQYESYRCVGCKACVKNCKLRSADALKFENFKVLRDDKKCIGCGECVDKCPMGAWTRSNKKYFKLTILGRTGKKNPRLGQDFIKWIDEDSIVKIILNTYEYIDKYINKNAPGGKEHIGYIVDRTGYQEFKKWALKDVNLDPKAEVAETINW
- the asrB gene encoding anaerobic sulfite reductase subunit AsrB, which gives rise to MENVYLPKASKILDITKHTDIDYTFKMEFEGAVKPGQFFEVSIPKYGEAPISVCEIGDGYIGLTIRRVGVVTDVIHTFFVGDTLFMRGPYGNGFDLETYKGKELIVAAGGTGLAPVKGIIDYFADNRNEVTNFNVLMGFKSPEDILFKKNIEEWRKNVGVTLTVDKACEGYGGNVGLITTYIKDLNINNVEEAQIVVVGPPIMLKFTIAEFLKRGIKEENIWVSYERKMCCGLGKCGHCKMDDTYICLDGPVFNYVKAKLLMD